The window GACGAGTTCGAGTTCCCGGGCACCGATCCGGTCGTACGCGCTCGGCTGGAGGCCGAGTTGGAAGAGTTCGGAGCAGCCGCGCTCTACCGGCGCCTCCAGGACACGGACCCCGCTGCCGCCGCGCAGATCCTGCCCGACAACGGGCGCCGGATCGTACGCGCTCTCGAGGTAGGCGAGTTGACCGGCGAATCCTTCACCGCCACGCTGCCGCGGATGACGTACGTCGATACCGCCACCGTGCAGATCGGCGTCGACATCGACCGGCCGACGCTGGACCTGCGGATCGAGCAGCGCGTGGAGCGGATGTTCGCCGAGGGGCTCGTACGCGAGGTCGAGGTGCTCCTGCGAGACGGGCTGGCCGACAGTCGTACGGCATCTCGGGCCATCGGCTATCGCGAGGTGATCGCGATGCTGGAGGGCCGACTGACGCTGGAGGGTGCGCTGGAGCGCACCGTGGCCGCGACCCGGCGCTTCGCGAGGCGCCAAGAGAGTTGGTTCCGCAAAGACCCACGGGTGCACTGGGTGACGTGGAACGACCCGGACCGGGTCGAGCAGGCGCTGACCGCGATCCACAACTGAACGCCCAGG of the Nocardioides sp. genome contains:
- the miaA gene encoding tRNA (adenosine(37)-N6)-dimethylallyltransferase MiaA; the protein is MVVTPSVKPIIAVVGATASGKTDLSLDLAERLDGEIVNTDAMAIYRGMDIGIAKIPIEQRRGIAHHLLDFATVRDADVSVADFQRRARAVIAEIRDRGKVPILVGGSALYTRAILDEFEFPGTDPVVRARLEAELEEFGAAALYRRLQDTDPAAAAQILPDNGRRIVRALEVGELTGESFTATLPRMTYVDTATVQIGVDIDRPTLDLRIEQRVERMFAEGLVREVEVLLRDGLADSRTASRAIGYREVIAMLEGRLTLEGALERTVAATRRFARRQESWFRKDPRVHWVTWNDPDRVEQALTAIHN